The window CGCGGTATTTTTTTGCAACTGATGCGAGCCTCTACTGTTAGTCCAAAAGAAGTTCGGGTTTCCATGCAGTTTGCACTAAAGGAAGAGGGTTACGATCCGGAAAACCGTGCTGTCACTTACGCTCTGCTGGACTCGAGCACCCGCGAGGCCGTATCGAACGACGGCGGCGTGACTTTCACCATGGGTACCGCCCCTGCTGATGTGGACGGCGATGGTGACATCGACGCACAAGACAAGGCTGTTCTGCTGGCCTTGGCGAGTGCCTATTCGAAGATCGTCAAACCTTAATCGCGATTGAGGTTGTAACTGAAATCTAAAAAAAGCGGTATGGAATTTCCCATACCGCTTTTTTATTTAATGAGTCGTCGTTTCGCCCTTGTCATCACTTGAAGTTGTTCTCAAATAGTCTTCCCTTACCGCCATTACATCACTGGCTTTAACAGGGCCCCCTTTGTTTCCCCAACTAGTGGCAATGAAACTCACCACATCCGCTACTTCCTGATCCGACAAGCGCCAGGCGAAACCGGGCATGGTAAAGGTCGAAGGTGCCGTGTGAGTCGCCGGCAGCGTGCCGCCCTTGAGTACGATGTGAATCAGCGACGTCGGATCCTGCGACTGCAACACCGGGTTGCCTGCCAGCGCCGGGAATACTTTAGTGTAGCCATGGCCATCGGTACGGTGACAGGCCGCGCAGTTGTCGATGTACACCGAAGCGCCGGGCTTGCTGTCGTCCCCGTTCCACAGCGCCTGTGCCACCTGTTTGTCGTACTGGTGCGGCTGATCATTGGGATCATTCGCCGGCAGGGACTTGAGGTAACGGGCAATCGCGGTCAGATCGTTGTCGGTCATGTACTGCATGCTGTGTGTCACCACATCACTCATGCCGCCAAACACGGCGCTGCGATCACTGCGGCCGGTCTTGAGGAACTGCACCAATTGTTCTTCGCTCCAGCTGCCGAGGCCGTCTTTGTGATCACCGCGCAGACTTTTCGCGATCCAGCCTTCCAATGGCGCACTGCCTGACAGAAATGCGCTGCCTTCGCCTGCATTCAGGGATTTTTCCTGCATGGTCAGGGCACGCGGCGTATGGCACGCGCCGCAATGTCCGAGACCTTCCACCAGATACGCCCCACGACTGACCACGGCATCTTCGCCGGGTGGCGCTTTGTAGTCCGCCACAGCCGGGGCGAACATCCAGCGCCAACCCGCAAGCGGCCAGCGCATGCTCAAAGGCCAGGGAATGTCGCTGGCCTTGTTCGCCTGAGCGACAGGCGCCACGCCATGCATGAAGTAGGCGTACAAGGCGTTCATGTCGGTTTCGGTGACGCTGGCGTAGGACGGATACGGCATCGCCGGGTACAACGTACTACCGTTTTTGGCGACGCCATGGCGCACGGCCTTGTCGAAATCCTCAAGGCTGTAGTCACCCAGGCCGGTTTTGTCCGGCGTGATATTGGTGGAGTAGATTGTCCCGATCGGCGTTTCCATCGGCAAACCACCGGCGAACGGCTTGCCGTCCTTGGCGGTATGACAGGCCACGCAGTCACCTGCGCGGGCGAGGTACTCGCCTTGTTTGATCAGGTTTTGATCGATTTCTGCGGCGTTGATCGAGCCACAACCGAGCAGCGCCAGGGTCGCGATAACAAGTGCTTTCATGGTCATCGCTCCTTAAGCCTGAACCAGCGGGCCGGGGTTTTTCAGGTACTGCTCGCGGATCGCCCGGGCCGACCAGTAGGTCAATGCGGCCACCAGGCCGGTAGGGTTGTAGCCCAAACCTTGTGGGAAAGCTGACGCTCCGGGGACGAAAACGTTGTGTACGTCCCAGCTCTGCAAGTATCGGTTCAGGGCGCTGGTTTTCGGATCGGTGCCCATGATCGCGCCACCGTTGAGGTGGGTGGTCTGGTAAGACGCGGTGTTGAAGTGATCGCCAACCTTCTTGCCCAGCACGGCGATGGCCTTGGGGCTCATTGCTTCGGCGATCTTGCC of the Pseudomonas frederiksbergensis genome contains:
- a CDS encoding c-type cytochrome; this encodes MKALVIATLALLGCGSINAAEIDQNLIKQGEYLARAGDCVACHTAKDGKPFAGGLPMETPIGTIYSTNITPDKTGLGDYSLEDFDKAVRHGVAKNGSTLYPAMPYPSYASVTETDMNALYAYFMHGVAPVAQANKASDIPWPLSMRWPLAGWRWMFAPAVADYKAPPGEDAVVSRGAYLVEGLGHCGACHTPRALTMQEKSLNAGEGSAFLSGSAPLEGWIAKSLRGDHKDGLGSWSEEQLVQFLKTGRSDRSAVFGGMSDVVTHSMQYMTDNDLTAIARYLKSLPANDPNDQPHQYDKQVAQALWNGDDSKPGASVYIDNCAACHRTDGHGYTKVFPALAGNPVLQSQDPTSLIHIVLKGGTLPATHTAPSTFTMPGFAWRLSDQEVADVVSFIATSWGNKGGPVKASDVMAVREDYLRTTSSDDKGETTTH